CGGCTGTGTTTTTGCAATATGTTCACGTAACACGCCATATAACCGACGGGCAGATTCAGGCGCAGCATTGTTATCTGGGGTATGAATGAACAAATACGGTGTTTTACCTTCCGCTATCCACAGCGGTAAACGTTGTAGCCAGTTTTTGAAAAAAGGATCGTTACAAGCATCATCTGGGTGACCAATAAAACGGATCACCGGATTATCAGCGGTAGCAATGGCGTGAACAGGAACGTGAGGCTTCTTCTTTTGCGCATCAATAATCGCGTCAGTGTTTGGTGTGGCTGAAAACACTGGACGGCTATCCATAATGATTCTGTTGCTGCCTTTTTCTAATAGCATTCTATTGAGTGCTTTTTCTTCATCACCTTTGGCAAAAAATGCCGGATGACGCACTTCAACACCCGTCGTGACGTGTTTGGGGAATTGATCGAGAAAAGCATCAAGTAGTGGCAGATCGTTAGGTGCAAAACGGGCAGGGAGTTGGATCATCCAGCAACCTGTTTTTTCTTCAACAGGGGACATGGTATTAAGAAAATCCACCAAACTTTGATTACTGTGACGAAGCTGCTGCTGATGGGTGATGGTTTGAGGAATTTTAAAAGTAAAACGAAACGATTCTGGAGTGGCATCGTTCCAGTTTTTTACTGTTGTCATACTTGGGATGGCATAGAAGGTGGTATTACCTTCCACAGTATGAAAAACCTCAGCATAACGTGATAGGCGGTCGCTATTTTTACAGCCTTGGCCATACAAACTTTGTAGCCAATGATTATGTGACCATTGTGATAAGCCAAGATAAAGCGGCAGTGGTGGATGCATAGGTAAAGACATAGTGTTCGTTAAGGTTAATAAATCAGCAGCAAGACGTTAATGTAAGGTAATTTAGCAGGAAAACAGTGAAATTACTGCGCAAATAGACTAAAGAAATAGGGAAATAAACAGTCATGATCAATTGGTGAGGAATTACGTGGTGATGACTTCGCTTATTGAGGCTGTTTGGGTATAATGCCTCGTTATTTTTGTCTCTCGGCCTTCTTGCTATCCAATTTAGACGATAAATTAGACAGCAAGCGGTCGGGATTGAATTAGCCGACGTTTAGCGTAATCGACCCTAAACGCGGGAATGTAAAGTATATAGATTGGGAATTTCTTATGCGCACCCATTATTGTGGACACCTGAACAAGTCCCTTGCAGGACAAACAGTCGAGCTATGCGGCTGGGTAAACCGTCGTCGTGATTTAGGCGGCCTTATCTTTATTGATATGCGTGATCGCGAAGGTGTGGTTCAGGTTGTTATTGATCCTGATATGTCTGAGATCTTCACACTAGCAAACCAATTACGTAACGAGTTTTGTATTCGTCTAACGGGTGAAGTGCGTGAGCGTCCTGAAAGCCAATGTAATAAAGACATGGCAACGGGTGAAGTTGAACTGTATGCAACTGGCCTTGAAATCATCAACCGTTCAGACGTATTACCTTTAGACTTCAACCAAAAGAACTCTGAAGAGCAACGTCTAAAGTACCGTTACCTAGATCTTCGTCGTCCA
The sequence above is a segment of the Photobacterium leiognathi genome. Coding sequences within it:
- a CDS encoding DUF72 domain-containing protein, producing the protein MSLPMHPPLPLYLGLSQWSHNHWLQSLYGQGCKNSDRLSRYAEVFHTVEGNTTFYAIPSMTTVKNWNDATPESFRFTFKIPQTITHQQQLRHSNQSLVDFLNTMSPVEEKTGCWMIQLPARFAPNDLPLLDAFLDQFPKHVTTGVEVRHPAFFAKGDEEKALNRMLLEKGSNRIIMDSRPVFSATPNTDAIIDAQKKKPHVPVHAIATADNPVIRFIGHPDDACNDPFFKNWLQRLPLWIAEGKTPYLFIHTPDNNAAPESARRLYGVLREHIAKTQPSLSPLPELAMPTNTEMVTPQISLL